The sequence GGCTGTGGCTGGAGCGGGGCATCAGCCCCGAGCGCGCCCGGGCCAACTGGCTGGCCGAACTGGCCGTCCGGGCGCTGCTGTTCGCCGGGTGCCTTACCGGCCTGGGGCTGGAGCCCGCCATCGGCGCCCTCGGCCGGTTCGGGACCGGCGTGGCCTGCCTCTGCCCGCTCCTGCTGGCGGCCGTGATGGCGCTCGCCCTCTTCAAGGCTCCCCTCGCCCGCACCCCCGCCGCCCGCCGGTGCCTGCGCGCCCCGGCGGAACACACCCGGACCCCCCGCGTCCTGCGCACCCTGGAGAAGCACTGATGACCGCCCCCGCCTCGATGTTCCGCACCGTCCTCGGCGACGGCTTCGACCGCCTCCACCCCGAACTGCGGCGCCGCTTCTCGGTGGGCCTGGCGAGCGGGGAAGCCTGCACCGGGCGAGGCGTCATGGACCGGATATGGCACGGCCCGGCCTACATAAAGCCGTTCCTCGCCCTCGGCGCCACCCGCAACATCCTTGTCCCCCGGGCCGGCCGCGACATCCCGTTCGTGATCGAGAACGTCCCGTACACCGACACCTTCGGCCGGGAGACGGTGAGTTTCGTGCGCACCTTCGACCTGCCCGGCGGCCCCCGCCGCTTCGACGCCCAGATGGTGCTCAGCCCCAAGGGCGACCGGATCCTCGACTACCTCGGCACCCATCAGCACCTCGCCAGCGAACTGCACTTCGCGGCCGAGGCGGACGGCTCGCTGCTCATCCGATCCGGCGAACACCGTTTCCGGGAAGGCCCGGTGGATGT is a genomic window of Streptomyces sp. WP-1 containing:
- a CDS encoding DUF4166 domain-containing protein, producing the protein MTAPASMFRTVLGDGFDRLHPELRRRFSVGLASGEACTGRGVMDRIWHGPAYIKPFLALGATRNILVPRAGRDIPFVIENVPYTDTFGRETVSFVRTFDLPGGPRRFDAQMVLSPKGDRILDYLGTHQHLASELHFAAEADGSLLIRSGEHRFREGPVDVRIPELIGATAEVRESFDDTTGRFRIRVRVVNRRFGPLFGYDGSFTASYTDAGSCGTRPGLRPVREEARA